TtagaagttttattttattacctTAGAAGTTTTTCTTGAATGTCCTTATAATAGTTGCTGTTTTTTGCAGATTGTATGAATTGCTTCCCTTCCTTACATGAATTCATAACCTGTTCATCAAAATGGAGATGGTTAGGTGTAATGCAGTGATGCTAGAAGTGGAGTTAATGATTTTGTAATCTGTAATAGAACGGGTATCAAGATACTTAAGTGTATCTaaacaaacattatttatgaaatgtaaTACCTTTTGATATGCATATTTTTGGCCTTCTTCTGTATATAGACTTGAATAGGTTGTTATGGAACGATCTATTTTCAGAAGTTCTGTAGCCTTAGCATGCTCTTTCAAGCTTTTtgtctctttctttttcctttggagATTGTGGCTGGCGGCTGCTTTCTAGGCTTGTGATGAAATCCCTTTTGCATTCCTGCCAAAATCGATTAGtttaaatagagaaaatacCAATCAGCCAGGTCATTTATTGGACAAGGCAAATGGACCATTCAATTAATTGCTTTTATTGATTCATTCGTTTTCCAATGCAGAACTCccacttatttatatttcttatcaTTAATTCAGGTAATGCATTAACTAATATTACTAATGCttttttaacacttttttattgttttcataCTCATTTAATACTTTCCTATATATTATCaggtatatattttaaatgagaTATCCGAAAGGTTATCCTAATCATTTGGTTTTTTTAGGAATCTGGTATGGTGTACATGTGTGCAGTGTATTATGGTGGTCTCCttcttctataaatatggTTAATCACTCAGTTTACAAATCACTTAGCTAATCTCTCTTAAAAACTTACATCAACTTCAGCTCAGCTCACAGTGATAAGCTCCATTTTCGGTTGttccttttttctctcattcttttaaaattagtaggAAGTATGTTAGACGATGTCTTACCAATTTCAGAAACATCTGCATGGCATCCCTTTGCTTCTCATTGATCTATCTCCTTTTGTATCATATATTCTGCACAAGTAAATGGATTCATTGTTATAGGTTGCTTTGAATGATAAGTGGAATAAGTGTTTATGCTTAaaagttttaccattttgctGATAGATCTTggcatcttcttcttttctcagTTTTCTCTCCTTTTATTTCACTATTGCTGCACAGATGAAGATTATATTGTTATTGGTTGAtgttaataatattgttattatgAAGGCTTTTTGATATTTACTATCAGTTATTTCCCTTTTATTACGTcctctatttttttactctGTTATTTCAGTTGAAAAATATGATGCATCAAAGAACAGGAGTTTCAGTTAGTAAGTTCTAGACTTAGAATTATTACCTTAACATGATGCTGAAAGTTTGTTAtgcattcatatttattaatgtCTATTAACCATGATTTGTATACATATCATGCAAACTTAATCAAAAGCACTCagaattttgaatattatgaatatcCCTACAGCCTATGTGtctgaattatttttaacataccTTTTAAGCTCCTGCAACTTCTTTCCTAGGCTGCTTCTCTTCATTCAAAAGCCCATGTCTTTATTTTAGTCTACCACTTGGCCTACTGAAATCAGAAGATTGTAGATTAGTATACCATTTCAGGAAAGATCATTGATGACTTGTATTTTGTGTTACTGCAATAACATAAAGAATGTAagcttttttttctttcttatgaTATACTAAACTCTTTGAAAATATGATTGATAACATATAAAGAAGTTGATCAGAAGCTGCTATGGCAATGAGTGTTAATTTTGGTTCCAAACTTAGCAGGAATTCGAATTCAATCATTCGATGTACCtaatttacttatattttgtgCACATAgaagaatgcatttaaatctATTAGAAAATTAGGAgtataacaaaaaatgattCAGCAATCTCTCTTTGCATTCCTTCCCTATATTAGttgttttattccttttgtTTCCTATTAGGAGCAATGTAGAAGTTAATGAATGAAGTGGTTTAATAGTGAAGTCTCCGAATTGAACAAACAGGCAGTTGATTCAGATAATTGGAATCACATACAACAATAAGAAACATGTAGAAACTGTGCTTAAGTCCAAAACATCTGTGTATATTTCATTCAATGAAATCAGTCAGAGAAATCTGTATTCTTataaaaaccaatatatatacatttgtaTTTTGCATTTGTCAACCTCCTAAGCTGATAATATAAACATTCAGTCAGAAAACACCTTATTTTACTCTAATTTGTAgtcatttttgtaaattttattgcTACTACTTAAGTATTTCCAATCTGCCTTTTTAAAACCTTTTTTGCAGGTTGGAGATTGCTGATAACCATGATAAAATGAAAGGTCTCATTGGTTTATGTGTAGTTCTAACCCCTTTAAATTTCCAGCATTCCTCTTATTATTTGTCTCTCAGTTTTACTTTTCTATAGTTCTCTTAACCTTCTTCTTTGTCATATatacttcatttatttacaGAGTTTAAGGTTGTCATGGTTTAGAAATTGTTCTACACCTTCtaaatcttttcttttccatagagcttatttttcatattaatctATAGTCTCTCTCTGTATACCAACATCAAAGGAATTAGTAAtgaagaaattgagaaaatctGCAATACTCAAGAGTTTTCCATCTAAGGAGTTAACACGTACTCATTTTCTTATGATGTCTTTTCTTTGCATAGTTGAATGTCTGaatttcctttattttgaGCTTTTAAACCTTGATCTTCCTGTTTCAAAAAGATCTAAATTCagtaatttcaaaattgaatagaTATAGTTTATGGATATAATTATGAGTAAAATATTGACTCATGTACTGTTTCATTCCAATTTTTAAGCCTTTTTTGCAGAATCTTGGTAAGCATGCATTGCAAGAGACATTGAAATAAGCTGATGATTTAGATATGGAAATTGATCTAAGTTACCTGTTTGTGTTTAGGGTCGTTTGTTAGTCTTCTCTCCTTTTTTGTCTTCTGGCTGCTTCAAAAGCGTCCGATTTGTTCATCAAATCCACCTAATTCCTGCAaaagtttagtttaatttgtaAGAATCGTgtaacaaaaatgaattttcgTAGGGTTTTCACATAGAAGCAGATTACCTTGAATCGTTGACTGCGTCGATCTTTGCTACCTTTGAACAATGATAGATCGTCTTCATTTTTCCAGATTTTGGTGAGTATTGAATCAACAATTTCGCGGATTAGTGTAAATATGTGTTTTTGGAGGTTGTATCTGTGGAGATTTGTTGCAGTGTATTTGATTTCCGGTCGGCGGCGTGTTGGTGTGGCGGCGGAAGGTTGGGACGACGGGTTGGTGgtggaggaagaggaagagggagGCGGCGATGGGGTGTGGAACTAGGGTTAAAGtcgagagagagaaaaatgatttttcagatttttgtattcttagtttttttaattgtatgagTGTATTAtcttatcatttaatttaataaagtttTGGATTAATATTTGGAGAAACTTTTGGGCCATTTTCATTGTATTTGGGCTTTTCTCAATTAATAATTGGCTatgttgtttgttttattagtttatattagtatagattcttttttgggatttttgtGTTATATCTATTGGGctacttatattattatggcctatttttattttatcctatgtTAACTAAATTGTAGATgagatttaaataaattttttcttgGTCGGGATAAACATCTTCGAAATTTGTAGTATTGGATTCGGTTggccaaattttttttgggaattaATTTCGGTTATTTTATGTCAAACCATAAAAATAATGGTTGTATTGaagagttatttttttaagcatAATCATAttactaaataatttatattcttattgTATCATTAGCGGAtttaatatcttaaaattggtttctattttataatatttttgtacaaatttttcaaatttattgattaGTGTAAATTGATGTCTAAATGTTGTATAGTTTTAattgtctttttatttttgtgaaattagtcattttctttatttttgttaacattatcttaatttattccattataaatttaattatatacattaCTTTTTTTCGATTGTGCTAACCATGTTTTTGCGTTTACTATGTGTAGCCAATGTAGGTGAATCTTTTCAAAGTTCTATAGCTACGACTGGTAATGTTATTAACCAAGCTGCTTTGCTTATCAGTCCTGATAGTATCATTTCTTCGTCTATTGTAAATCAATTTGGAGGTATgaaatttttaacttttgaaatttaataatgtttATCGTGAATGGGTTGTTTATGAAAAAGAATTGTAAATtccttttaattataatttttaacatattttgatttattaaaagtagattttttattttgtagaatGTTGGGATATTGGCaatgttatatttaattgatcaAGATGAAGGTCATCTTTATTTGAGCTCGGGAGTATTGTCATTCAGATTTTGACATCCTGGGTTTTGCGGAACATTCTATCAGTTTTTAAAAACCCCAAGGTAGTAAACCTATTCATGAATTGTTGTTGAAAGTTGGTACTCTTGTGATGTCGTCAGAATATAGATCACTCGAATGGATTATGTAATGGCACGAGATTGCTAATTACACGATTAGGTGATTATGTTTTGGAGGCACAAGTGTTGGCCATAATATCGGCATAAAGTTTTGATCCATCGAATGTCTTTAATTCCTTTTGATCCAAGGTTGCCCAAATACAACGACGACAATTTCGTGGTTGTGTTGTATGCAAATGACCATTAACAAAAGTTAAGGTCAATCTTTCTATGTTGGgttattcttaaaaaaaaccAAGATTCACCCTGAACAACTATATGTTGCTATATCTCGAGTTACGAGTCGGCACGTCtaaaattttggtttgtaAAGACGAGGATGTTGATAGTAGGGGTTTATTCAATGTTAATGTTGTTTACTAAAAGGTTTTCCAAAACTCGAACTATTGGTGTTCGATCAGCCCGTCCCGCTTAGGAGTCCCAATTGAGTCGCACATGTTTTATGAAAGTTTCTGAGtggtaataaataaagttgtatCGGATGTTGagatccacttttaacactttttacTTACTTTGAgccattttttattagtttatctCAACCGACTCCCAAAGTGGACGGTGGGtatatcatattttgtttatttttttccatttagtCGGTTGTTACTTTTTTGGCCTTTGTTTGCATATGGTTTATATTCTTatctcttttatatattaatttttagtactaaatctctttttcatattaactcacataattttatttttatttatacatattttaaaaatcttatgTCCCGTGATAAGCATGAGTGTTGACACTAGTTTTTTCAAAAGTGGAaatgtaacatcttttgtgggcaaactaaaaggaaagtgagacatctactatgagacggagggatgATCACAAGATATTAGAGCCATTTCTTTTGGACACAAGAAGTTGGTAGTAAAgaaatttttaccataaataaaatgactcaaatagTGTGatacccaaaaaggaataaggatctaatatcttgggacgtgagggagtactattttatggCTGATTTCTTCAGGAGAGGAAGGCGCAAGCTGGTGTCGAAGAAGAGAACGAGGACATCGGCAGATGTTAGGGTCGAGAGATGGAACATAGACGACTAAAGAGCAACATGCAGTTTGGTTTTCGCAAATTGTGTAATGAAGAAGCTTGGAAATGAAAACAGTTATATCAAATAACAATCCCAGATTATACAAAAACTGTTTTCACAAAGCCactacacaaaaatataaccATTACTAGCGGACAATTTCATTGGTAATTGTCATAATTCTGCTTGTATAAAATGGTTAGCAGCGGATTAGCACAATTCCTACGCCGTTGCCAATCAgtatataaataacaaaatatgtcATGGGAAGGGAAGACACTATGATCCTATATATGAGTCTGAGACATGTAGCTGTTGTACTTTTGTTGGCAGATGGAAAACTTCTCATGGCAAAGCAAACACGTCTAGTTCCTCGTCCACGCGCTGCTTTATCTTCACCAGCTCCATCTCTTTTGCTGCCAACTTTCTAAAGTATCTGCATGCGTAGCTTTCTTCATCACTGGAAACAAGATTTTTGGTTCCCTGCATTCATGAAAATATTAGCATAATCAAAGGAAAAACCTTTTGGCAGAAATGGAATTGCAGTTTATAGATATGCATACCGAAGGCCTAGAGAGAGGAGTCCATTCCCTCTCAGGACACCTCCATCTAACGAGACAGCTCCCTCGATGCAAGATTGGGCTGCTGCCATCATGCACTCCTGTCTTTATAGACTTGAAGCTTCCCAAAAAGGCGATGAAATAAATCTCGCGAGGCCAGGGGCCGCTGGTGGTTCTCCAATGTAAACGGTCCGGTTCTATGTTAATCAGGTCAACTGCATAGCCAAGGAAACCATGATGGGCGCTGCCATTTGGTAAGGTCGGGTCCCGCAATGGTAGAAGCTCGCTGCTTGGCTCGTTGGATCTTGGCCTGTTTATGTATCAGCATTTTAGAACCAAATGGAGACAAATGACAATGATAGTAGGAAAACATTCTAACAACGTCGTCTTGGCAAACCTGATGTCCTCGAGGCAAAATGCATTGTAGTCGGCCAACTTGTGCAGGGTGTTGGCGTCTAGAGATTGTGCGGGGTAGTTTTTGCAAACAATTGCAAGCATTTGATCCTCAGAGAAATAGTGCCAGCATCCTACATCACGAAAATGTAACTTTAGTGTTGCTGAATTTGTCATTCAGACATGGGGCAATCAACTTCAGGAGATGAATAGGAAGCAACCTGCTGAGCTCGAAGCTTTCAACTGTTCCCAAAAGTGCCACCACGCCCACAATGCCTTTGCACACTAGATCATCTTCCAGCATTTTGCAGATTGCAGCAGCTGCTGTCTGACTTCTGCTTTCTATTTGTTTCATAGTCGGGTATAGGCCACATACGTTCAATGCATTGGTACCAAGATCAGGAGCTATCACAGCTGCAGGAGTAATGTAGCCAATCAATTATGGAAAGTTTTGAAAGTTTCTTTTAAAAACAGTAtacaaaaggaaaaggaaagcAAGACGGACTGAAGTGTCTCAATAAATGCTACTACTATAGTTAGCAGACAAAGATTTCGGATTAACTTGGACAAagataatattgaaaaacatAAGCATGGATAAAGTTATCGGTAATGGAAAATAACTAAGAGTATCAGATAACCTTGTAACTGCGATATTTCTAGCTGGATTTGTGACAGAGTACTCCGTGTATCTCTAACTTATCCATTTGACTTGACATTTGCATTGCACTGTTAATAAGATCATCCTCTAGCTCCTGCTCCGAACAACTTTCCTGATAATGAAAATGCATGTAAATGAAGTGACCAATTAGaataagaaatattcaaataatccTTTTGAAGCCATGTATCAAGTTCATAAACAATATAGAATAAGCAGCATTTTTCACTCTTAGCATGCTAGGAGTAGTAAAGAGAAGGTAAGTGTGAGTTTAATTTTGGACAAATCAAAGAAGAATTAGTTAATATCGTGAGAAGCAGAAGCTACAACCTTACTACATAATGTAACTGGATTTCTGCTCTGAGTGTGTGTATCCATCCTGAGTCTTCAAAGGGGTGAATCACTGATGGGCGATACACACCCCTTTGAACTATGCGACTTAAGATCTCGTTCTTAACTTGTGGTACCCTCAAGGAAGGTGAGACCGGGAGGAATCCTAGTTTGGATGAACTTGGGGTTGATATTGAATTACATGAACTAGGCGGAGAAAAGGTCATGTTCATCTCTTGCAAACCCTAGATAGGAAAGGACTCCCAGAACTATGCGGTGAAAAGGTCTCATTCATAACTTGTGATACCCTTGAGGGCGGTGAGACAGGGAGGTTCTGTCCGTGTTCAGATGATCTTGGGGTTGATAGTATGGGATTCCCTAAACTATGCGGAGAGGAGATCTCATTCATAACGTCTGATACCCTCAAGGAAGGCAAGATAGGGAAGTTATGTTCATGTTCTGATGATATTGGAGTTGAAAGTATTGGATTTCCTACATCGTCGGGATTCATGGCACTGTCAAGTTTCTCTTGCTGCTGTTTCTCAAGATGAACCTAATTCAAGCATCAAGTTAAACACAGTTATTAGTTACTATTCTGCCAACCAATGCAGAATCAAACAGTTTCTGATACACTTGAGAGCAACCTGACTCGGCAAAATTTCTGGAGCTGCTTCATTTTCAAATGAATTTTTGGGCTGATGTATGTGATTCCCTATTATATCCACATGATTTCTCACATTTCTCACATAATCACGATTCTTTTGCCGCGCCTTCTGAACAATAACCTGCATTTAGATAAAACTGTGTTAATACCACACCATATATTGAGCAGGGAAAAACTTTCTGAAGTTACTTAGACCTTTATGGCAAACTTTAGTTCCGGATGACGAGAATGCACAGCTTCAAAGAAGACAGCTCCTTCTTCACAAGGGAGAGGAATAGAGGGAACAGTGCAACATCCATTGAGGAACCTGTATTTCACAGACTCATCAATGCGAAATGATCTGCACTTGATTGTCAGAGTATGAGACTGCCCATGTTTATCGTCATCGTGGATCCTTTCATCAACCTTTCCTTCAGAATCAACAATCTCAAATGCAACATCCTTTAACAGGGAACCTGCTTCATAGTTCATGAAAACCTGCCACCAAGAAACAGTTAATGTATAGAAGCAAAAATATTATGGAAATGTATCTTTAAATAGAAGCCTTTAGTTatgttatttttcattttccttccTCTTCTATACTTGCCTAAAAACAAAGCAGCTCAGATGAAAAAGATACAAACCTTTTGCAGTGCTCGTAGCTCTCTTACTTCTGTCTGAAACCGCAGCTCAAAAATAACTCCGTCTTTTGACATTACACTAAGCATAACTTCATGCCAAAAAAAGCAACGATTACTACTAGTCTACGTGATGATTGATGTGCATAATGATTGAAAAGGATATGCATAGATAGTGAGTAATGGGATATTAAGAAAACAGACAGGTTCCGACCTCTTTTGCCATATCCGGCAGAAACTTTAAGAAGATTGCTCAGATCAACGCTGGCCATTAGCATCAACCTATCGATGAGAGATGTTAAAACTCAAAAGTatggaaaacaaaaaaaaatccggaGAGATGAAAAGTAATAAGGGCAGGGCAGAAGATATAAGCTCTGATAACTGAGTTATACTATGTCCTTATTAGATCAATTTGCAGTTGGTGAAGAAACATTGTGATAGGGTTAAAATGTTTCAATCatatactacaattatttctACTAGATATACAGTTAATTGTTCAGAACTCAGTTCAGCATTTGTACCACAAGCcaaacaatttatatttgacCTTGGCATTGGTGAAACTAATGCCGCGACTTTCAAATTATTAACATAGATGGTGTTTGTTCGTAAAGGTTATAGTAATAAAGCAGTTGAATCTGGAAAGTGTAGTTGATATATGATAACCGAGCAGCCCTTTGAAACCAGTTAGCAGACCTTCTTTTTACTCTCCATAACAAGACCACAGTTGATTCCACTTCCATCTTGAATGGACAACCCATCTAATCTTAGCAAAATGAGgtcattttcttttagatGGTTGCCATATTCATCAAACACCTgtaatataatgaaaatttccATCAGCTTAGCAGTTGACGCAATCCATATCGTGTTATTAGTTAGCTACATCATTCACCTACTCAAAAGGAAAAGGAACATGAGAAGAATAACATTAATAACTGTAAATCACAAGCCATGGAAAACTATAGTCATGACAGGCGTACTTCTAGTGCAAGTTCCTTGATAATCTGGCCAGGAAGTAACTGTTTTCGTAGTTCAGTTGGATGCACAGTGATCTTTTTCGGAGGTGCGGGCATAACTGTCAAGAGGAAGTGCTCCAGtaagaaattaataatggAAAATAAACAGAAAGGGGACATCTTACTTCACATGTTCATATCAATATTCTTTGAAACATAGAATCTAGaccaagaaaaacaaaaacaaagatacCTCGACATGTTAAAGCAACTTTGCTTCATAATTTGGCCTGATATGATCTAATTCACTgcttgaaatgaaaatatcctACAGAATTAAGAGCTTATGAGTAAAGGCATCAGCAAACAAACACATCAGGAGGCACTTAAAAACTACCTTAATTTTCATAGTTAACTTGTCTGGTGTAATTTCCACTTTCTTTCTACAATCTTGAGCAAGATTTCTACCATTTGAGGTGAGCTTGATGAGCAAGTCTGGAAAACCTTTAAATCTGATGCGTTTCTTGTGTTCATCAAGGCAAACTACAGATAGAGTTCTGCAACAAGAACCCACCCTGTCCAAAAAAATACAGAGATCGAATCATTTGGCAGTGGATTAAGGGTTCGagttttcttcatttactGAAAGTTCAAATTATATTCTGTAGTAGTTCTGTTACACAAAAGAGGTTATTATAGTTCGAGACAACTTTTGCACCAAATCTAAAATTAGCTCTACCACATTAGGAAGAAGTACTTTACAGAACAAGTTTatagtaaaacaaaataaagtgaaaCTGCAGAAGTAAGAACAAGGAAAAAACATGGCCCTGTATGCAAGATGCCACCATGAACTGCAGCAAGCATGCCAAAATGACAGTTATAACTGCATTTATAACTCTTAAATGTTTATTCAACAAGAAAAGAATgatatagaaatattattaaagaaaaacaagatATCAATTCATGATATATTAATGACATATGTCCATCCCCTACCTTACGGTGTACGGTTCATTTTCATCATGATTTAAGACTACCCATCTGCCTATTCCATATGGCCCCTGAACTTGCACCTTATGTTCAAGTTTAATATCCTTGATATCTTTCTGATAAAAGAAATGAGCAACAAATTAGAGCAAATAAGATTGGCAATTTCATTGTCATAGCTTGAGAAAGTTGGCTACCAGTGAAAATGAACAAGTTAAGATGCCAGGCTCCTCACATAGCAGGCGCTGTCTCGAGCCCAatggaaatatatatagaCCATGAAGCCCCTTATAGGATTCAGGTGGATGCCTCACAGAATAAGCATGCTCCCTATTTCCAGCTTCACCATCACTAGCTCTCTGTTTGATCGATTTCTAGAATCATTTCCTGATTATCTCTAACAATGAACTTTTGGTCCAATCTCTTAGAGCTATTTCCATTATTAAAAGAACACGGACGTACAACAGCAACAATGTTATCCGGAAGAAAATCTCCGGCATTTAGTAGACTAGGCAATCCctgtaaaaagaaaagagaaatgttttattttaaatagcCCAAGACTATAAAGTTCAATGTTAATTTAAGGCATTAATGAGGTGTTCAAATGTCATacacaaaaaattaagatatgtTATGTGACTGTGTCAGTGTCTTAGTAAGTCAAAGGAGAGGAAGAGACAGGACAAATAGCTAATCCAAATATGCATTTACATAAAACAATTTCATAGCTAACCCCATCAATCTCCAATTCTTGGCAATCGGCCTGACTTAATAAATCTATGGCAGCAGGCAATTTCTGCTTGAACGCCTCAAGCTTTGCTTTCCATTCAATGTCATCAACAGGTAAGCACTGCATcacaacttaattaaatttcatactacaaatggaattaaaaatcacaaagcGAACAATATTCAAATTACATGCCTAACCTTGTCAGAATCAATTATTCTTATTGGAAACACGCAAGAGTCGTTAATGTCAATAGTGCAGTTCCCTCCTAACTAAAAGATGGCATGCTTTTTCTTCGGAAGACCAAGTGGCCTATTATCAGAAGGAAAGTCCAATAACAGGAACTATGTCAAGTTCCAATTCAGCCAGAAATGTACAAAAGAATTGATtatttcattcaaatataattgaaatcaCCTACCTGCAAATTAGTCGAGCCTCGCCTGATTAGATACAGATACTCATTAGATGACGATAatagaaatatgaagaaaGAATGATGTCTTAAGCATTATTTTCAAAGCATCTAGTTGACTGAGATAATAATGATTAGCAATTCATTATGATCATAGACATCATAGACCACAGCTTCACCAGTGAATCTCTTTGATAGTACTTGAAACAAATcactcaaaattaaaattcactaACCAGAAGCATCCCTTGAAGCCCTTCCAAGATGACATACTCAAGTGTGGCATACACATTGTTGTTATGGCATCCAGCACACGCTCCccttaaaattttgatattcatACCAGCTTTCCAAAATATGCCCTTCCTCTGGATCTCTTTATGAACCCTCAGCACTAGAATGTTCCGATAATCATTACATTAGTAGGTGACAAGACGCATACAAGAACGTGGAAACTGAATCCACGGCAATTGGATTTCTATGTAGAGCCCAGAGCGATTGATATCACATAGAACTACAATGAAGGACTATAGAATTGACATCATTGCCATATATAAAGCTTACCACTAGATTTGAGGTCGagctttttattctttttctccttcgAAGCACCAACAATAAGTATGGGTTCATCCAGGCCATCATCAGTTTCCTCGTCATAGATCATGCATTTCCATAATCCAATCATTATATAGCGTCTGTAGCTGACCGAATGTCAAAGCCTTTCCATCTCTAGAGATTTTGACTTGCACCTCTACATAAAAACAAGAATACAAGATAAAAGTCTCACACATGTAAACACAGCACAGAAACTCTTGAAtgttagtagtaatatttttctttcaaaattgtttATCAAGAAGACAGGAACATTTGGCATGAATTACCTTTTCTATCATCATCTGATCTCTTGCCAAAGTTCTTTAGAGCCTTGGTGTAGGGGTGATGGTGGGCTAAATCTGtctgaaatatataaaaagtggGCTGAGACATAACAGTAGGTTGCATAAAACTGAGTAATAAATGAGCCTTCAAAAGTATGGTTAAAAGGAATAGGTATCAAAATCAAACTTATTTTGAATATACATGTGTACGCATACATAAGTTCATATCAGAGAAAATCAAGCATGACTTCCAATATGATTgtactttaaaatttaactatGGAACATAATGCATACTATTTGTTAGAAACACAATAAAGTCCTTATATGTGATAAAAGTGAATACTGAAGCTTGGGAGAGAAATGATAAATCCACAATAATGGAAATAAGTCCACATAAATCCAATAACTACTTAAAATACTAAGTTTCCCTAATCCCTCAGTGAGTATTCATACTTATGAGGTTTTGGGATTGAAGCCGGAATCAGTATCTGCA
This portion of the Salvia hispanica cultivar TCC Black 2014 unplaced genomic scaffold, UniMelb_Shisp_WGS_1.0 HiC_scaffold_479, whole genome shotgun sequence genome encodes:
- the LOC125199366 gene encoding structural maintenance of chromosomes flexible hinge domain-containing protein GMI1-like, with translation MASVDLSNLLKVSAGYGKRVMLSVMSKDGVIFELRFQTEVRELRALQKVFMNYEAGSLLKDVAFEIVDSEGKVDERIHDDDKHGQSHTLTIKCRSFRIDESVKYRFLNGCCTVPSIPLPCEEGAVFFEAVHSRHPELKFAIKVIVQKARQKNRDYVRNVRNHVDIIGNHIHQPKNSFENEAAPEILPSQVHLEKQQQEKLDSAMNPDDVGNPILSTPISSEHEHNFPILPSLRVSDVMNEISSPHSLGNPILSTPRSSEHGQNLPVSPPSRVSQVMNETFSPHSSGSPFLSRVCKR
- the LOC125199368 gene encoding structural maintenance of chromosomes flexible hinge domain-containing protein GMI1-like, whose amino-acid sequence is MCMPHLSMSSWKGFKGCFWRGSTNLQLGGNCTIDINDSCVFPIRIIDSDKCLPVDDIEWKAKLEAFKQKLPAAIDLLSQADCQELEIDGGLPSLLNAGDFLPDNIVAVVRPCSFNNGNSSKRLDQKFIVRDNQEMILEIDQTES